A portion of the Punica granatum isolate Tunisia-2019 chromosome 7, ASM765513v2, whole genome shotgun sequence genome contains these proteins:
- the LOC116214191 gene encoding cationic amino acid transporter 1-like isoform X2 — translation MVGNSGDGSGSGAIKRRGCSCSKDDFLPEESFQSFGNYINALRETPMRLRDRILTRSLDSTELHEVKARSQHEMKKTLSWWDLMWFGIGAVIGSGIFVLTGLEARDHAGPAVVLSYVVSGISALLSVFCYTEFAVEIPVAGGSFAYLRVELGDFVAFIAAGNILLEYVIGGAAVARSWTSYFATLLNYDSDRFLIEVDSLADGYNKLDPIAVGICVIICIFAVLSTKGSSRLNYIASIMHVIVILFIIIAGLTKADVNNYKPFDPNGARGIFRSSAVLFFAYIGFDAVSTMAEETKNPARDIPIGLVASMVITTIAYCLLSMTLCLMQPHQNIDIYAPFSVAFEYVGLDWAKYIVAAGALKGMTTVLLVGAVGQARYLTHIARTHMMPPWFAHVNSKTGTPVNATIVMLSATAVVAFFTKLGILADLLSVSTLFIFMLVAVALLVRRYYVSGVTTPASRNRLIACLLLIIGSSIASATYWGLSEHGWVGYVITVPVWFLSTVALWAFVPHARDPKLWGVPLVPWLPSASIAINIFLLGSIDGASFKRFGMWTGALLIYYFFFGLHACYDTAKAAGEGKIRDGATERKRIEEGDVSLATNSSIM, via the exons ATGGTAGGCAACAGCGGCGACGGGTCCGGCAGTGGAGCGATAAAGCGGAGGGGCTGCTCGTGCAGTAAGGACGACTTCCTCCCGGAGGAGTCCTTCCAGAGCTTCGGGAACTACATCAATGCCCTCAGGGAGACCCCCATGCGGTTGAGGGACCGCATCCTGACTCGGTCCCTTGACTCGACTGAGCTCCACGAGGTGAAGGCCCGGAGTCAGCACGAGATGAAGAAGACGCTGTCGTGGTGGGACCTGATGTGGTTCGGGATTGGGGCCGTCATCGGCTCGGGGATCTTCGTGCTCACTGGGCTCGAGGCTCGAGACCACGCCGGCCCCGCGGTGGTGCTGTCTTACGTCGTGTCCGGCATCTCAGCGCTGCTGTCTGTGTTCTGTTATACGGAATTtgccgtggaaatacccgtcGCAG GTGGATCATTTGCCTATCTAAGGGTGGAGCTGGGGGACTTCGTGGCTTTCATTGCAGCTGGGAACATCCTGCTAGAGTACGTGATAGGCGGGGCTGCCGTGGCGCGGTCATGGACCTCTTACTTTGCCACTCTCCTCAACTACGATTCCGATCGTTTCCTCATTGAAGTTGACAGCCTAGCTGATGGCTACAACAAGCTTGATCCAATAGCAGTCGGCATCTGCGTGATCATCTGCATTTTCGCTGTCCTCAGCACCAAGGGCTCTTCTAGGCTCAACTACATCGCCTCGATCATGCACGTCATCGTCATCCTGTTCATCATAATAGCTGGCCTCACCAAGGCTGACGTTAACAACTACAAGCCCTTCGACCCCAACGGTGCACGCGGCATATTCCGATCGTCAGCAGTCCTCTTCTTCGCGTACATAGGTTTTGATGCTGTGTCCACGATGGCAGAGGAGACCAAGAACCCGGCCCGTGATATCCCGATTGGGCTTGTGGCATCGATGGTCATCACCACCATAGCATACTGCCTGTTGTCCATGACCTTGTGCTTGATGCAGCCGCACCAGAATATTGATATCTATGCGCCATTCTCGGTCGCATTTGAGTACGTCGGATTGGATTGGGCCAAGTACATTGTAGCAGCTGGAGCGCTGAAGGGCATGACCACAGTCCTTCTCGTCGGGGCGGTAGGCCAAGCTCGGTACCTGACCCACATTGCTCGTACCCACATGATGCCGCCCTGGTTCGCCCATGTTAACTCAAAGACCGGAACGCCGGTGAATGCCACAATAGTCATGTTATCGGCAACAGCAGTCGTTGCCTTCTTTACAAAGCTCGGTATACTGGCTGACCTATTGTCCGTCTCCACTTTGTTCATCTTCATGCTCGTGGCAGTTGCCCTGCTGGTGCGTAGGTACTATGTTTCTGGTGTCACAACACCGGCAAGCCGTAACAGGCTCATCGCATGCCTGCTGTTAATCATTGGGTCCTCGATCGCATCGGCCACGTACTGGGGCCTCAGTGAGCACGGCTGGGTAGGGTATGTGATCACTGTTCCGGTCTGGTTCCTATCCACCGTGGCATTGTGGGCATTTGTCCCGCATGCTCGAGACCCGAAGCTGTGGGGGGTAccgttggtcccgtggttgcCCTCTGCCTCAATTGCAATTAACATCTTCCTCCTCGGGTCAATAGACGGGGCGTCATTTAAGAGGTTTGGGATGTGGACAGGCGCCCTGCTGATCTATTACTTCTTCTTCGGGCTGCACGCATGTTATGACACTGCCAAGGCAGCCGGGGAGGGAAAAATTCGAGACGGGGCCACGGAGCGGAAGAGGATCGAAGAAGGGGATGTGAGCCTGGCCACGAACTCGAGCA TTATGTAA
- the LOC116214191 gene encoding cationic amino acid transporter 1-like isoform X1 — translation MVGNSGDGSGSGAIKRRGCSCSKDDFLPEESFQSFGNYINALRETPMRLRDRILTRSLDSTELHEVKARSQHEMKKTLSWWDLMWFGIGAVIGSGIFVLTGLEARDHAGPAVVLSYVVSGISALLSVFCYTEFAVEIPVAGGSFAYLRVELGDFVAFIAAGNILLEYVIGGAAVARSWTSYFATLLNYDSDRFLIEVDSLADGYNKLDPIAVGICVIICIFAVLSTKGSSRLNYIASIMHVIVILFIIIAGLTKADVNNYKPFDPNGARGIFRSSAVLFFAYIGFDAVSTMAEETKNPARDIPIGLVASMVITTIAYCLLSMTLCLMQPHQNIDIYAPFSVAFEYVGLDWAKYIVAAGALKGMTTVLLVGAVGQARYLTHIARTHMMPPWFAHVNSKTGTPVNATIVMLSATAVVAFFTKLGILADLLSVSTLFIFMLVAVALLVRRYYVSGVTTPASRNRLIACLLLIIGSSIASATYWGLSEHGWVGYVITVPVWFLSTVALWAFVPHARDPKLWGVPLVPWLPSASIAINIFLLGSIDGASFKRFGMWTGALLIYYFFFGLHACYDTAKAAGEGKIRDGATERKRIEEGDVSLATNSSIKDGNNASVNPRA, via the exons ATGGTAGGCAACAGCGGCGACGGGTCCGGCAGTGGAGCGATAAAGCGGAGGGGCTGCTCGTGCAGTAAGGACGACTTCCTCCCGGAGGAGTCCTTCCAGAGCTTCGGGAACTACATCAATGCCCTCAGGGAGACCCCCATGCGGTTGAGGGACCGCATCCTGACTCGGTCCCTTGACTCGACTGAGCTCCACGAGGTGAAGGCCCGGAGTCAGCACGAGATGAAGAAGACGCTGTCGTGGTGGGACCTGATGTGGTTCGGGATTGGGGCCGTCATCGGCTCGGGGATCTTCGTGCTCACTGGGCTCGAGGCTCGAGACCACGCCGGCCCCGCGGTGGTGCTGTCTTACGTCGTGTCCGGCATCTCAGCGCTGCTGTCTGTGTTCTGTTATACGGAATTtgccgtggaaatacccgtcGCAG GTGGATCATTTGCCTATCTAAGGGTGGAGCTGGGGGACTTCGTGGCTTTCATTGCAGCTGGGAACATCCTGCTAGAGTACGTGATAGGCGGGGCTGCCGTGGCGCGGTCATGGACCTCTTACTTTGCCACTCTCCTCAACTACGATTCCGATCGTTTCCTCATTGAAGTTGACAGCCTAGCTGATGGCTACAACAAGCTTGATCCAATAGCAGTCGGCATCTGCGTGATCATCTGCATTTTCGCTGTCCTCAGCACCAAGGGCTCTTCTAGGCTCAACTACATCGCCTCGATCATGCACGTCATCGTCATCCTGTTCATCATAATAGCTGGCCTCACCAAGGCTGACGTTAACAACTACAAGCCCTTCGACCCCAACGGTGCACGCGGCATATTCCGATCGTCAGCAGTCCTCTTCTTCGCGTACATAGGTTTTGATGCTGTGTCCACGATGGCAGAGGAGACCAAGAACCCGGCCCGTGATATCCCGATTGGGCTTGTGGCATCGATGGTCATCACCACCATAGCATACTGCCTGTTGTCCATGACCTTGTGCTTGATGCAGCCGCACCAGAATATTGATATCTATGCGCCATTCTCGGTCGCATTTGAGTACGTCGGATTGGATTGGGCCAAGTACATTGTAGCAGCTGGAGCGCTGAAGGGCATGACCACAGTCCTTCTCGTCGGGGCGGTAGGCCAAGCTCGGTACCTGACCCACATTGCTCGTACCCACATGATGCCGCCCTGGTTCGCCCATGTTAACTCAAAGACCGGAACGCCGGTGAATGCCACAATAGTCATGTTATCGGCAACAGCAGTCGTTGCCTTCTTTACAAAGCTCGGTATACTGGCTGACCTATTGTCCGTCTCCACTTTGTTCATCTTCATGCTCGTGGCAGTTGCCCTGCTGGTGCGTAGGTACTATGTTTCTGGTGTCACAACACCGGCAAGCCGTAACAGGCTCATCGCATGCCTGCTGTTAATCATTGGGTCCTCGATCGCATCGGCCACGTACTGGGGCCTCAGTGAGCACGGCTGGGTAGGGTATGTGATCACTGTTCCGGTCTGGTTCCTATCCACCGTGGCATTGTGGGCATTTGTCCCGCATGCTCGAGACCCGAAGCTGTGGGGGGTAccgttggtcccgtggttgcCCTCTGCCTCAATTGCAATTAACATCTTCCTCCTCGGGTCAATAGACGGGGCGTCATTTAAGAGGTTTGGGATGTGGACAGGCGCCCTGCTGATCTATTACTTCTTCTTCGGGCTGCACGCATGTTATGACACTGCCAAGGCAGCCGGGGAGGGAAAAATTCGAGACGGGGCCACGGAGCGGAAGAGGATCGAAGAAGGGGATGTGAGCCTGGCCACGAACTCGAGCATTAAGGATGGCAATAATGCTTCAGTAAATCCTAGAGCATAA
- the LOC116214228 gene encoding pentatricopeptide repeat-containing protein At5g16420, mitochondrial: MLRSAQRQQQLQSSICAVCWLSTTDVKSKYSMEFCSYTVTPPIKPWPQRLYPKRLVSMISRQQNLDLALQIFDYAGKYHPGGFSHNYDTYLAIVQRLSRARAFGPMETLLSQLRLSGLKCGESIFIFVIRSYGLAGKPKSALRTFLGIRSFNVQRSVRSLNTLLNALIQNKHFDWVPIIFKNATSKFGVVPNVFTCNILIKAHCNKGDVEGALKVRDEMPAMGIIPNVITHTTILGGYVFRRDMKGAERVFGEILDAGWVPDPTTYTILMDGYCRLGRLVDAIKVMDDMEESGVQPNDVTYGVMIEAYCKEKKAGEARNLLEDMLQKKYMPSSALCCKVIDVLCEGGKVSEALDLWRQLLNKNCMPDNATSSTLIHWLCKEGKVQEAKKLFYEFEKGSVPSLLTYNTLIGGLCESGELSEAGRLWDDMVEKGHIPNTFTYNMLIRGFCRSGNVKEGMRILEEMMEKGCTPNRATYTILSEALCRCSCEPGEISRFLTMAIPCGIVDEDCWVLFLGKVITQMDGSEGVLHGILLEHNAT; this comes from the coding sequence ATGTTGAGAAGTGCCCAGCGACAGCAGCAACTGCAGAGCTCCATCTGCGCTGTCTGTTGGTTGTCCACCACCGATGTTAAGAGCAAGTACTCTATGGAGTTTTGCTCGTACACTGTTACACCACCCATCAAGCCATGGCCTCAACGCCTGTACCCCAAGCGGCTGGTCTCGATGATCAGCCGCCAGCAGAACCTGGACCTCGCCCTCCAAATCTTCGACTACGCTGGCAAGTACCATCCTGGGGGCTTCTCCCACAACTACGACACCTACCTCGCTATCGTACAGCGCCTCTCCCGGGCCCGAGCTTTCGGGCCCATGGAGACACTCCTCTCTCAGCTGAGGCTCTCTGGCCTCAAGTGTGGCGAGAGCATCTTCATCTTCGTCATCCGCAGCTACGGCCTTGCGGGCAAGCCCAAGTCTGCCCTCCGCACCTTCCTTGGCATCCGCAGTTTCAATGTCCAGCGCTCTGTCAGGTCCCTGAACACCCTCCTTAATGCGCTCATCCAGAACAAACACTTCGACTGGGTGCCCATCATCTTCAAGAATGCCACGTCCAAGTTTGGGGTGGTCCCCAATGTCTTCACATGCAACATCTTGATCAAGGCTCACTGCAACAAAGGCGATGTTGAGGGCGCCTTGAAGGTTCGTGATGAGATGCCTGCCATGGGTATCATCCCAAATGTGATCACTCATACCACTATCCTAGGTGGTTACGTGTTCCGCAGGGACATGAAGGGTGCTGAGAGGGTGTTTGGTGAAATTTTGGATGCTGGGTGGGTGCCTGATCCCACCACTTATACGATCTTGATGGATGGGTATTGCAGGTTAGGAAGGCTAGTGGATGCGATTAAGGTGATGGATGATATGGAGGAGAGCGGGGTACAGCCTAATGATGTTACCTACGGGGTCATGATCGAGGCTTACTGCAAAGAGAAGAAAGCAGGTGAGGCACGTAACTTGCTGGAGGATATGCTTCAAAAAAAGTACATGCCGAGCTCGGCTCTCTGTTGCAAAGTCATTGACGTGCTGTGTGAGGGAGGAAAGGTCAGTGAGGCATTGGACTTGTGGAGACAGCTCCTGAACAAGAACTGCATGCCTGACAATGCCACTTCGAGCACCCTCATCCACTGGCTTTGCAAGGAAGGGAAGGTTCAGGAGGCCAAGAAGCTGTTTTATGAGTTCGAGAAGGGCTCTGTACCTAGCTTGCTGACTTACAATACGCTCATTGGAGGACTTTGCGAGAGTGGTGAGCTGTCTGAGGCTGGGAGGCTGTGGGATGACATGGTGGAGAAAGGCCACATCCCCAATACTTTCACATATAACATGCTGATTAGAGGGTTCTGTAGGTCTGGTAATGTGAAGGAAGGGATGAGGATTCTGGAGGAGATGATGGAGAAAGGGTGCACCCCTAATCGAGCCACCTACACCATACTCTCTGAGGCCCTATGCCGTTGTTCATGTGAACCAGGAGAAATCTCGAGATTCCTTACAATGGCCATTCCTTGTGGGATAGTTGACGAGGATTGCTGGGTTCTTTTCTTGGGCAAGGTTATTACTCAGATGGATGGCAGCGAAGGTGTTCTCCACGGAATATTGTTGGAGCATAATGCTACTTAG
- the LOC116215312 gene encoding U3 snoRNP-associated protein-like EMB2271, with the protein MKVRGSKKKGGAVGGGGKGKGKNHRKLSINEDSFFSHKKRRKMDEDEDEDVDDGMMDSDNEDGHFGAGPVGEAEENEFDRETPGEKRQRMAKAYLEKVREMTKKENDEDEEDEEMEKEGLRDSLVSKFLQQEQLEESGRVRRLIASRVQKAEPADQFRLLVKHRQSVTAVALSDDDVRGFSASKDGTILHWDVSSGKGEQYHWPSEEALRSHGAKDPQGRATKHSRQVLALAISSDGRYLASGGLDRHVHLWDTRTQEHIQAFPGHRGPVSCITFRQGSSELFSGSFDRTIKVWNAEDRAYINTLFGHQSEVLAIDCLRKERVLTVARDRTMQLFKIPEETRTIFRASAYSLECCCFISNDEYLTGSDDGSIELWTPRRRKPMYVVKNAHPFLNINNNSYQVEDGRVANGYIENGERNPDNHKSSSAYSWVGSVAMCGGSDLFASGAGNGCVRLWTIGSETKDIQPLHDLPLVGFVNSLAFAKSGQFLVAGVGQEPRLGRWGRQQEARNGVAIQTLKLS; encoded by the exons ATGAAGGTCCGAGGCTCGAAGAAGAAGGGCGGCGCGGTTGGTGGAGGCGGCAAGGGAAAGGGAAAGAACCATAGGAAGCTCTCCATCAACGAGGATTCGTTCTTCAGCCACAAGAAGCGGAGGAAGATGGACGAAGATGAGGACGAGGACGTTGACGACGGGATGATGGACAGCGATAATGAGGACGGGCATTTCGGGGCTGGGCCGGTGGGGGAGGCGGAGGAGAACGAGTTCGACAGGGAGACGCCTGGCGAGAAGCGGCAGAGGATGGCGAAGGCTTACTTGGAGAAGGTTCGggagatgacaaagaaggagaatgatgaggatgaggaggatgaggagatGGAGAAGGAAGGTTTGAGGGATTCCCTTGTCTCCAAGTTTTTGCAGCAGGAGCAGCTCGAAGAGAGCGGTCGAGTCCGCAGGCTCATAGCTTCCAG GGTGCAGAAGGCGGAACCGGCTGATCAGTTTCGTCTACTGGTGAAGCATCGGCAGTCCGTAACAGCTGTAGCATTGTCCGATGATGATGTCAGGGGCTTTTCGGCGTCTAAGGATGGGACAATTTTGCATTGGGATGTTAGCAGTGGAAAGGGTGAACAATACCATTGGCCTAGTGAGGAGGCACTGAGATCTCATGGTGCCAAGGATCCTCAAGGTCGGGCTACAAAGCATAGTAGACAAGTTTTAGCTCTTGCCATTAGCTCTGATGGTCGATATTTGGCAAGTGGAGGCTTGGATCGCCACGTTCACTTGTGGGATACTCGTACCCAGGAGCACATACAG GCTTTTCCAGGCCATCGAGGGCCCGTATCTTGCATAACTTTTAGGCAGGGGTCTTCAGAGCTCTTTTCTGGTTCATTTGATAGAACCATCAAGGTGTGGAATGCTGAAGATAGAGCTTATATCAACACCTTATTTGGCCACCAAAGTGAAGTTTTAGCGATAGATTGTCTAAGGAAAGAGCGTGTTCTAACTGTTGCACGAGATCGGACTATGCAGTTATTTAAG ATACCTGAGGAAACAAGAACAATTTTCCGTGCTTCAGCATATTCTCTAGAATGTTGTTGTTTTATTAGCAATGATGAATATTTAACTGGATCTGATGACGGTAGCATCGAGCTATGGACCCCAAGGCGGAGAAAGCCCATGTACGTTGTTAAGAATGCCCATCCCTTCTTGAACATTAACAATAATTCCTATCAAGTAGAAGATGGAAGAGTCGCAAATGGTTATATTG AAAATGGTGAGAGGAATCCAGATAATCATAAATCCTCGTCTGCATATTCCTGGGTTGGCTCAGTCGCTATGTGTGGAGGCAGTGATCTTTTTGCATCAGGAGCTGGAAATGGTTGTGTTCGTCTATGGACTATTGGAAGTGAGACCAAAGATATACAGCCCTTACATGACCTTCCACTG GTTGGGTTTGTGAATTCTTTGGCTTTTGCAAAATCTGGACAGTTCCTTGTAGCAGGAGTTGGACAG GAACCTCGACTAGGAAGGTGGGGACGTCAACAGGAAGCAAGGAATGGTGTTGCAATTCAGACTCTTAAGCTCTCATAA